The proteins below are encoded in one region of Halogranum gelatinilyticum:
- a CDS encoding DUF7125 family protein, with amino-acid sequence MSERLPTGLSALDWKLGGGLLTKQLYAFVSPADSQSELLLELFAATKPTHIVSTLRPAAEIRDELDWVGIPDDAVTVTDCSAEELAADPERWLTPPEGGYLVLDPFDTVENEAGQASLRVLDAMRRAVDERNAVGLVHCLEEPAQSYQRRLTLKRVDGVMRLDVRTTTQSIETRLLVTKYRRGRAEIEPIKLRLTDHVTLDTSRDIA; translated from the coding sequence ATGAGCGAACGACTACCAACCGGGCTCTCCGCGCTCGACTGGAAGCTCGGCGGTGGTCTCCTCACGAAGCAGCTCTACGCGTTCGTCTCACCGGCGGACAGTCAGAGCGAACTCCTCCTCGAACTCTTCGCGGCGACGAAGCCCACGCACATCGTCTCGACCCTGCGCCCGGCCGCGGAGATCCGGGACGAACTCGACTGGGTAGGTATCCCCGACGACGCCGTAACGGTCACCGACTGTTCGGCCGAAGAGCTCGCCGCGGACCCCGAACGGTGGCTGACACCACCCGAAGGGGGGTATCTCGTGCTTGACCCGTTCGACACGGTCGAAAACGAGGCCGGCCAGGCGTCGCTCCGCGTCCTCGACGCGATGCGGCGGGCCGTCGACGAGCGGAACGCAGTCGGTCTCGTCCACTGTCTCGAGGAACCGGCGCAGAGCTACCAACGTCGGCTGACGCTGAAGCGCGTCGACGGGGTGATGCGACTCGACGTGCGGACGACGACCCAATCCATCGAGACGCGGCTGCTCGTCACGAAATACCGGCGCGGTCGTGCCGAGATCGAGCCGATCAAACTGCGGCTGACCGACCACGTGACGCTCGACACGAGCCGCGATATCGCCTGA
- a CDS encoding pyridoxal phosphate-dependent aminotransferase, whose protein sequence is MSLMFPPIPYLEWIEGRPEEATYDLGSSDLRQDEPTDDVVPPALVGLAPPEGDVTLRTQLAACYDVGESNVLVTAGATHANFLAAAAAIDLAGGADLDAAAGPQLLVEKPGYQPLVATPEALGARVDRFFRPAEGDYPLVPERVANAADDVALVSVTNRHNPSGRLSSRETLAELARVVADDGGYLLVDEVYGPYVETVDDGPFGGVTAAGLPNTVVTNSLTKFHGLGGLQVGWLVGPERFVERARKVMQHVPAVAEPSVALARRALHHEEQLTMDARALLRTNHGQLASFVEGRGDLAGPLFDGSTFGCFAHETADGDAVATAAWDRGVLVVPGRFFGQPDAFRLSLGRSPDEVEAGLSVLGDVLDSL, encoded by the coding sequence GTGAGTCTCATGTTCCCGCCGATACCGTACCTCGAATGGATCGAGGGTCGGCCCGAAGAAGCGACGTACGACCTCGGTTCGAGCGACCTCCGACAGGACGAACCGACAGATGACGTCGTTCCACCTGCGCTCGTCGGACTCGCCCCACCCGAAGGCGACGTCACACTACGCACACAACTCGCGGCGTGCTACGACGTCGGCGAGTCGAACGTCCTCGTCACGGCGGGGGCGACACACGCGAACTTCCTCGCTGCAGCTGCAGCTATCGACCTCGCCGGAGGTGCCGACCTGGACGCGGCGGCCGGACCACAGCTACTCGTCGAGAAACCGGGATACCAGCCGCTCGTCGCGACACCCGAGGCACTCGGCGCACGCGTCGACCGGTTCTTCCGACCGGCCGAAGGCGACTATCCGCTGGTCCCCGAACGTGTCGCGAACGCGGCCGACGACGTCGCGCTGGTCAGTGTGACGAACCGCCACAATCCGAGCGGACGGCTGAGCAGTCGCGAGACGCTGGCCGAGCTGGCACGCGTCGTCGCCGACGACGGCGGCTACCTCCTCGTCGACGAGGTCTATGGTCCGTACGTCGAGACAGTCGACGACGGCCCGTTCGGGGGCGTCACGGCTGCGGGGCTACCGAACACCGTCGTCACCAACTCGCTCACCAAGTTCCACGGACTGGGTGGGCTGCAAGTCGGCTGGCTCGTCGGGCCGGAGCGGTTCGTCGAGCGGGCGAGAAAGGTGATGCAGCACGTTCCGGCGGTCGCAGAGCCGAGCGTCGCACTGGCTCGGCGGGCACTCCACCACGAAGAACAGCTCACGATGGACGCGCGAGCACTGCTCCGAACGAACCACGGGCAGCTGGCGTCGTTCGTCGAGGGACGTGGTGATCTGGCTGGTCCGCTCTTCGACGGGAGCACCTTCGGCTGTTTCGCACACGAGACCGCCGACGGCGACGCGGTTGCGACGGCGGCGTGGGACCGGGGCGTCCTCGTCGTCCCCGGTCGGTTCTTCGGCCAACCCGACGCGTTTCGGCTGTCGCTCGGCCGTTCGCCCGACGAGGTGGAGGCGGGGCTGTCGGTGTTGGGTGACGTCCTCGATTCGCTGTGA
- a CDS encoding alpha/beta hydrolase, translating into MARPASLETPRLHRLLTSPLGRLLETDALERVALGGVRREFGISRARSAADVSLGHGPAAFLDAVGAPPAPDLHPRIERALAAYATRREAFDAANERWEEAFWGPEDAAPDDLVEVERERRAAADRRAQPTRLFRFLATDHLLPPVKYDVPTPEEARHQWEGYLATPERLYGFDGPLPTVERSQEVRGPGTVESFLRFESPSPYFETATARVYEPETADRSALPTLVFNHGLGMMNDTMAYWPPEAALARPLAREGFRVVLPDAPWHGRREMVGTYSGEHYLAKGPIGMFQLFSAAALENGVLVDWARTEGAPAVAVGGLSLGGITTLHVVGHCGAWPESTRPDLAFPVAGAGLVDETVVRSELLDALDTDKALRAAGWTPALLGEFGPLLNPPTTCGIDPERVVPVAGVRDEVVPYDTTRWLLDSWGVPDGNRVEWDVGHFGVLMQMLRHDEFRERVKAAFATLEESNGVTETADVDESTSAAAS; encoded by the coding sequence ATGGCACGTCCAGCGTCGCTCGAAACCCCCCGACTGCACCGCCTCCTCACCTCGCCGCTCGGACGGCTCTTGGAGACGGACGCCCTCGAACGGGTCGCCCTCGGTGGCGTCCGCCGTGAGTTCGGCATCAGCCGCGCCCGTTCGGCCGCCGACGTCTCGCTCGGCCACGGTCCCGCCGCGTTCCTCGACGCCGTCGGCGCGCCCCCCGCACCCGACCTCCATCCACGCATCGAACGGGCACTGGCCGCGTACGCGACGCGCCGCGAGGCGTTCGACGCGGCCAACGAACGCTGGGAGGAGGCCTTCTGGGGACCGGAAGACGCCGCCCCCGACGACCTCGTCGAAGTCGAGCGCGAGCGTCGCGCGGCCGCCGACCGCCGCGCACAGCCGACTCGGCTGTTTCGCTTCCTCGCGACCGACCATCTCCTGCCGCCCGTGAAGTACGACGTGCCGACACCCGAGGAAGCGCGTCACCAGTGGGAGGGCTATCTCGCGACGCCCGAACGGCTCTACGGCTTCGACGGCCCGCTGCCGACGGTCGAACGCTCGCAAGAGGTTCGCGGTCCCGGCACCGTCGAGTCGTTCCTCCGGTTCGAGTCGCCCTCGCCGTACTTCGAGACGGCGACAGCGCGAGTCTACGAGCCCGAGACGGCCGACCGGTCGGCGTTGCCGACGCTCGTCTTCAACCACGGCCTCGGCATGATGAACGACACGATGGCCTACTGGCCGCCGGAGGCCGCGCTGGCGCGGCCGCTCGCACGGGAGGGGTTCCGCGTGGTGCTGCCGGACGCGCCCTGGCACGGTCGCCGCGAGATGGTCGGCACCTACAGCGGCGAGCACTACCTCGCGAAGGGTCCCATCGGGATGTTCCAACTGTTCTCGGCCGCAGCCCTGGAGAACGGCGTCCTCGTCGACTGGGCGCGAACGGAGGGCGCGCCGGCCGTCGCCGTCGGCGGCCTGAGTCTCGGTGGCATCACGACGCTCCACGTCGTCGGCCACTGCGGTGCGTGGCCCGAATCGACCCGCCCGGACCTCGCGTTCCCCGTCGCCGGCGCCGGTCTCGTCGACGAGACGGTCGTCCGGAGTGAGCTACTGGACGCGCTCGACACCGACAAGGCGCTACGGGCTGCCGGGTGGACGCCCGCGCTCCTCGGCGAGTTCGGGCCGCTCCTGAATCCGCCGACGACGTGCGGTATCGACCCCGAGCGGGTGGTTCCAGTCGCCGGCGTCCGCGACGAGGTCGTCCCCTACGACACGACGCGGTGGCTCCTCGACTCGTGGGGCGTGCCGGACGGAAACCGCGTCGAGTGGGACGTCGGCCACTTCGGCGTCCTGATGCAGATGCTCCGTCACGACGAGTTCCGAGAGCGAGTAAAGGCGGCGTTCGCGACGCTGGAGGAGTCGAACGGAGTCACAGAAACAGCGGACGTCGACGAGTCGACATCGGCGGCCGCGTCGTAG
- a CDS encoding PRC-barrel domain-containing protein, protein MDETPQEITTLVGREVYSNNGVFVGEVEDVRLDLDQEVVTGLALGELNGELFSGRIDRGMGVLLPYRWVRAVGDVILVNDVIERLESPEQDNEVVA, encoded by the coding sequence ATGGACGAGACACCACAAGAGATTACCACGCTTGTCGGCCGGGAGGTCTACTCGAACAACGGCGTGTTCGTCGGTGAGGTCGAAGACGTCCGTCTCGACCTCGACCAAGAGGTGGTCACCGGGCTGGCACTGGGCGAACTGAACGGCGAACTGTTCAGCGGTCGTATCGACCGCGGGATGGGGGTCCTCCTGCCGTACCGCTGGGTTCGCGCCGTCGGCGACGTCATCCTCGTCAACGACGTCATCGAGCGGCTCGAGTCGCCCGAACAGGACAACGAAGTCGTCGCCTGA
- a CDS encoding MFS transporter has product MDDRKLQFYALYLTRFAGGFGVVTLLTLLPKFIDYLEPTAVTVLGVSLSAGFVIGMYTTGFTLAQTIAVVPLAWAGDRFDKRLVLVGSMGLGVVAYALFPLADLSLSFILARGLQGVAVTGAGLMSLALVGEIADTGTRANRIGKANASRFAASIIGAATAGGLYDYFGADGDAFTPIFALITAILAVATLLAWLSLSPDETRIQGFPFSDLAFNRRIISLTSFRAQYAVAVTLVRTWVPIYAGVTAASGGLGYGALAVSLTIIAEKFCNMVLQPHTGRISDGHGRALFIFFGGGLYGLVALAVPFSPAIGTALGVPTALPFLGPLTPAFLPLVGLSGLLGVADSFREPASMALFADEGTDDGGVASSFGIRELVWRPGSVVAPLLGGYLMTEVGMEWVFYVGGAAAVTGVVTFLGVLSYFHGPTALTEW; this is encoded by the coding sequence GTGGACGACAGAAAGCTGCAGTTCTACGCACTCTACCTCACGCGGTTCGCGGGTGGCTTCGGGGTCGTCACGCTGTTGACGCTCCTACCGAAGTTCATCGACTATCTCGAACCGACGGCGGTGACGGTTCTCGGCGTCTCGCTCAGTGCCGGGTTCGTCATCGGGATGTACACGACGGGCTTTACGCTGGCGCAGACGATTGCCGTCGTCCCGTTGGCGTGGGCGGGCGACCGGTTCGACAAACGGCTCGTCCTCGTCGGCTCGATGGGTCTCGGCGTCGTCGCCTACGCGCTGTTTCCGCTGGCCGACCTGAGCCTCTCGTTCATCCTCGCCCGCGGGTTGCAGGGCGTCGCCGTCACGGGTGCTGGGCTGATGTCGCTCGCGCTCGTCGGCGAAATCGCCGACACGGGCACCCGCGCGAACCGCATCGGAAAGGCGAACGCCTCGCGCTTCGCCGCCTCCATCATCGGCGCGGCCACAGCGGGCGGTCTCTACGACTACTTCGGTGCCGACGGCGACGCCTTCACCCCCATCTTCGCGCTCATCACGGCGATTCTGGCGGTCGCGACCCTGCTCGCGTGGCTCTCGCTCTCGCCCGACGAGACCCGAATTCAGGGCTTTCCCTTCTCGGATCTCGCGTTCAACCGCCGCATCATCTCGTTGACGAGCTTCCGCGCGCAGTACGCCGTCGCCGTCACGCTCGTGCGGACGTGGGTCCCCATCTACGCCGGTGTCACCGCCGCGTCCGGCGGGCTGGGCTACGGCGCGCTCGCGGTCAGTCTGACCATCATCGCCGAGAAGTTCTGTAACATGGTGCTCCAGCCCCACACGGGCCGTATCTCCGACGGCCACGGGCGAGCGCTTTTCATCTTCTTCGGCGGCGGTCTCTACGGACTCGTCGCGCTCGCGGTCCCCTTCTCGCCCGCCATCGGGACGGCACTCGGCGTCCCGACGGCACTGCCGTTCCTCGGCCCACTCACGCCCGCGTTCCTCCCGCTCGTCGGACTCTCAGGACTGCTCGGCGTCGCCGACAGTTTCCGCGAACCCGCGAGTATGGCACTGTTCGCCGACGAGGGAACCGACGACGGCGGCGTCGCCAGTAGCTTCGGTATCCGCGAACTCGTCTGGCGGCCCGGCAGCGTCGTCGCACCTCTCCTCGGCGGCTATCTGATGACCGAGGTCGGCATGGAGTGGGTCTTCTACGTCGGCGGCGCGGCCGCGGTCACGGGCGTCGTCACGTTCCTCGGCGTGCTCTCGTACTTCCACGGGCCGACCGCGTTGACCGAGTGGTGA
- a CDS encoding FAD-binding and (Fe-S)-binding domain-containing protein, translating to MASHVPDDAPDPDPATEGANYDYVSDDVARPGLVADLERLVDGEVRFDSYSRQLYATDASAYEQTPIGVVMPTSTADVVAVVSYCADRGIPVLPRGGGTSLAGQTVNEAVVLDLMTHMADVEHVDPAARTATAQTGVRLGDLNKELEAHGLKFAPDPAWGDKSALGGAIGNNSTGSHSLKYGKTDYYLEEAEVVLADGTVTRFGEVAVDTLREEADADADDLLPRIYAEVVRILDEEADEIDARYPDLKRNVSGYNLDMLLDEFRGERRTPDDRAVDPDSEPGTVNLARLLAGSEGTLGIVTEATVSLEPVPNTAAVALLTYDDVLDAMEDVAPILEHDPAAVEVMDDVLLDLARETAEFRDVVGLLPEGTDSVLLVEFYAEDDDHGRQQVADLVADRVGDVDTETDPSDDRVATDKARYAVTAMEAHDADTRAKFWKMRKSGLPILLSRTSDAKHIAYIEDTAIPAENLPDYVADFQAILDEHDTFASYYAHAGPGVLHIRPLVNTKTAEGLATFEAIADAATDLVVEYGGSVSGEHGDGRARTQWNRKLYGDRLWRAFRDLKTAFDPQWLLNPGNICGYAPDELAETDAVGDGPGHTPGPTTAHDMTEQLRFSPAYEFDAGFDPALEWDNENGMQGMVELCHGCAGCRGMQDTTGGVMCPTFRAAEEEIQSTRGRANMLRQAMSGDLPEDEQFSEEFVHEVLDLCVGCKGCSKDCPSEVDMAKLKAEVTHEHHERNGASARDHLFANIDTFSKLGSAFAPLSNWATKVPGVRSLMESTIGIAADRDLPTFHRESFVDWFRDRGGAQVPYSQATRTVLLFPDTYTTYNHPEAGKAAVRVLEAAGVHIRVPRDVASSGRPAHSKGFLDKSRAEARQNVDALAPEVEAGWDVVVVEPSDAVMFQSDYLDLLSGDDVETVAANSYGVMEYLDIFRLTDDLRFDSPTESLTYHGHCHQKSTKKDHHAVGVLRRAGYEVDPLDSTCCGMAGSFGYETEHLSMSKAIGRILYDQVDDSPGDEVVAPGASCRSQLAEKTGETGDPPHPIEKVDALLR from the coding sequence ATGGCCTCACACGTCCCAGACGACGCTCCCGACCCTGACCCCGCGACGGAGGGAGCGAACTACGACTACGTGAGCGACGACGTCGCTCGCCCCGGACTCGTCGCCGACCTCGAACGGCTCGTCGACGGCGAGGTCCGGTTCGACTCCTACTCGCGACAGCTCTACGCCACCGACGCATCGGCCTACGAACAGACTCCCATCGGCGTCGTCATGCCCACCTCGACCGCCGACGTCGTCGCCGTCGTCTCCTACTGTGCCGACCGCGGGATTCCGGTCCTCCCACGCGGCGGCGGCACGAGCCTCGCGGGCCAGACGGTCAACGAGGCGGTCGTCCTCGACCTGATGACGCACATGGCCGACGTCGAGCACGTCGACCCCGCCGCCCGGACGGCTACTGCTCAGACCGGCGTCCGCCTCGGCGACCTCAACAAAGAACTCGAAGCGCACGGACTGAAGTTCGCGCCCGACCCTGCGTGGGGCGACAAGTCCGCCCTCGGCGGTGCCATCGGCAACAACTCCACCGGCTCACACTCGCTGAAGTACGGCAAGACCGACTACTACCTCGAGGAGGCCGAAGTGGTCCTCGCCGACGGGACGGTCACCCGCTTCGGCGAGGTCGCCGTCGACACGCTGCGCGAGGAGGCCGACGCCGACGCAGACGACCTCCTTCCACGGATCTACGCCGAAGTCGTCCGAATCCTCGACGAAGAGGCCGACGAGATCGACGCGCGCTATCCGGACCTCAAGCGCAACGTCTCGGGCTACAACCTCGATATGCTGCTTGACGAGTTCCGTGGCGAGCGTCGGACGCCCGACGACAGGGCCGTCGACCCCGACAGCGAACCGGGGACGGTCAACCTCGCCCGCTTGCTCGCGGGCAGCGAGGGAACCCTTGGCATCGTCACCGAGGCGACCGTCTCGCTGGAACCCGTGCCGAACACGGCCGCCGTCGCCCTCCTGACCTACGACGACGTGCTCGACGCGATGGAGGACGTCGCGCCCATCCTCGAACACGACCCCGCAGCAGTGGAAGTCATGGACGACGTGCTGCTCGATCTGGCCCGCGAGACCGCGGAGTTCCGCGACGTCGTCGGGCTGCTCCCCGAGGGGACCGACTCGGTGCTGCTCGTCGAGTTCTACGCCGAAGACGACGACCACGGTCGCCAGCAGGTCGCCGACCTCGTCGCCGACAGAGTGGGGGACGTCGACACCGAAACCGACCCGAGCGACGACCGCGTCGCGACCGACAAAGCCCGGTACGCCGTCACGGCGATGGAGGCCCACGACGCCGACACGCGCGCGAAGTTCTGGAAGATGCGCAAGTCCGGGCTGCCTATCCTCCTCTCGCGCACCTCCGACGCCAAACATATCGCCTACATCGAGGACACCGCCATCCCGGCGGAGAACCTGCCGGACTACGTCGCCGACTTCCAAGCCATCCTCGACGAGCACGACACGTTCGCCTCCTATTACGCCCACGCCGGGCCGGGCGTGCTCCACATCCGGCCGCTGGTCAACACGAAGACAGCCGAGGGACTGGCGACGTTCGAGGCTATCGCCGACGCCGCCACGGACCTCGTCGTCGAGTACGGCGGCTCGGTCTCCGGGGAACACGGCGACGGCCGTGCCCGGACCCAGTGGAACCGGAAGCTGTACGGCGACCGGCTGTGGCGGGCCTTTCGCGACCTCAAGACCGCCTTCGACCCACAGTGGCTGCTCAATCCGGGCAACATCTGTGGCTACGCACCCGACGAACTCGCCGAGACCGACGCTGTCGGCGACGGACCGGGACACACGCCCGGCCCGACGACGGCCCACGACATGACCGAACAGCTCCGGTTCTCGCCGGCGTACGAGTTCGACGCCGGGTTCGACCCGGCACTGGAGTGGGACAACGAGAACGGGATGCAGGGGATGGTCGAACTCTGTCACGGCTGTGCGGGCTGTCGCGGGATGCAGGACACCACGGGCGGGGTGATGTGTCCGACCTTCCGCGCGGCCGAAGAGGAGATTCAGTCGACGCGCGGCCGGGCCAATATGCTCCGGCAGGCGATGAGCGGCGACCTCCCCGAGGACGAACAGTTCTCCGAGGAGTTCGTCCACGAGGTGCTCGACCTCTGTGTCGGCTGTAAGGGCTGTTCGAAGGACTGCCCGAGCGAGGTCGACATGGCGAAGCTGAAAGCCGAGGTGACCCACGAACACCACGAACGAAACGGAGCCAGTGCCCGCGACCACCTCTTTGCAAACATCGACACGTTCTCCAAACTCGGCTCGGCGTTCGCGCCGCTGTCGAACTGGGCGACGAAGGTTCCGGGCGTCCGGAGTCTGATGGAGTCGACAATCGGCATCGCAGCCGACCGGGACCTGCCGACCTTCCACCGCGAGAGCTTCGTCGACTGGTTCCGCGACCGCGGCGGGGCGCAGGTGCCGTACTCACAGGCCACGCGGACGGTCCTCCTGTTTCCGGACACGTACACCACCTACAACCATCCAGAGGCTGGCAAGGCTGCCGTCCGCGTCCTCGAAGCCGCGGGCGTCCACATCCGGGTCCCGCGCGACGTCGCTTCGAGCGGCCGACCGGCACACTCGAAGGGGTTCCTCGACAAGTCCCGCGCCGAGGCCCGACAGAACGTCGACGCCCTCGCACCCGAGGTCGAAGCGGGCTGGGACGTCGTCGTCGTCGAACCCTCCGACGCCGTGATGTTCCAGTCGGACTATCTCGACCTGCTCTCCGGCGACGACGTCGAGACCGTCGCAGCAAACAGCTACGGCGTGATGGAGTATCTCGACATCTTCCGGCTGACCGATGACCTGCGTTTCGACAGTCCGACCGAGTCGCTCACCTACCACGGCCACTGCCACCAGAAGTCGACGAAGAAGGACCACCACGCGGTCGGCGTGCTCCGCCGGGCCGGCTACGAGGTCGACCCGCTGGACTCGACCTGCTGTGGGATGGCCGGGTCCTTCGGCTACGAGACCGAACATCTCTCGATGAGTAAGGCCATCGGCCGCATCCTCTACGACCAGGTCGACGACAGCCCCGGCGACGAGGTCGTCGCCCCCGGAGCCTCCTGTCGCTCACAGCTGGCCGAGAAGACGGGCGAGACGGGCGACCCGCCACATCCTATCGAGAAAGTCGACGCGCTGCTCCGGTAG
- a CDS encoding DHH family phosphoesterase gives MSTGVSISSMSTYAILGCGSVGHIVAEELADEGKDVLILDKDDSRVEALRDQDLNAQQQDISEDEVAEAVSDRDVILILASDVDANKAAVSAIRDRGGDQFIVVRASDPVSEDELKSLGADIVINPSTVIADSALRTLESGELEYKARQLADVLRETDENLAILTHDNPDPDSIASAVALQMIADEYDIDADILYRGDIGHQENRAFVNLLGIELIPRSEAGDLSEYGAVALVDHMKSGGFDADVDVDIFIDHFEPDEGIDAAFMDVRPNVSSTSTILTKYIQEFDLSPTETVATALLYGIRAETLDFKRDTTPADLTAAAYLYPFANHDTLEQVESPSMSPETLDVLAEAIQNREVQGSHLVSNAGFIRDRDALTQAASHLLNLEGITTTAVFGIADDKIYLAARSKDIRMNIGKVLQDAFQGIGEAGGHSTQGSVEIPLGIFTGIETSEGNRDTLLSLTEEAVRRKLFQAMGVESGSGTSTGGASETSNGN, from the coding sequence ATGAGTACTGGGGTCAGCATTTCCTCGATGTCGACGTATGCGATTTTGGGGTGTGGCAGCGTGGGTCACATCGTCGCCGAGGAACTGGCAGACGAAGGGAAGGACGTCCTCATCCTCGACAAGGACGACAGCCGGGTCGAGGCACTTCGCGACCAGGACTTGAACGCACAACAGCAGGACATCTCCGAGGACGAGGTCGCCGAGGCCGTCTCGGACCGCGACGTCATCCTCATTCTCGCCTCCGACGTCGACGCCAACAAGGCCGCCGTCTCGGCCATCCGCGACCGCGGCGGCGACCAGTTCATCGTCGTCCGCGCCTCCGACCCCGTCTCCGAAGACGAACTGAAGAGCCTCGGTGCCGACATCGTCATCAACCCCTCCACCGTCATCGCCGACTCCGCGCTCCGGACGCTCGAATCCGGCGAGCTGGAGTACAAGGCCCGCCAGCTCGCGGACGTCCTCCGCGAGACCGACGAGAATCTGGCCATCCTCACCCACGACAACCCCGACCCCGACTCCATCGCCTCCGCCGTCGCCCTCCAGATGATCGCCGACGAGTACGACATCGACGCCGACATCCTCTACCGTGGCGACATCGGCCACCAGGAGAACCGCGCGTTCGTCAACCTCCTCGGCATCGAACTCATCCCGCGTAGCGAGGCGGGTGACCTCTCCGAGTACGGCGCGGTCGCGCTCGTCGACCACATGAAATCCGGCGGCTTCGACGCCGACGTCGACGTCGACATCTTCATCGACCACTTCGAACCCGACGAGGGCATCGACGCCGCGTTCATGGACGTCCGCCCCAACGTCTCCTCTACCTCCACTATCCTCACGAAGTATATCCAGGAGTTCGACCTCAGTCCGACCGAAACCGTCGCGACCGCGCTTCTCTACGGCATCCGCGCGGAGACGCTTGACTTCAAGCGCGACACGACCCCCGCCGATCTGACCGCCGCGGCCTATCTCTACCCTTTCGCCAACCACGACACGCTCGAACAGGTCGAGTCGCCGTCGATGTCGCCGGAGACGCTCGACGTGCTCGCGGAAGCCATCCAGAACCGCGAGGTCCAGGGGAGCCATCTCGTCTCGAACGCGGGCTTCATCCGCGACCGCGACGCGCTCACGCAGGCCGCCTCGCATCTCCTCAACCTTGAGGGGATCACGACGACCGCCGTCTTCGGCATCGCCGACGACAAGATCTACCTCGCGGCTCGCTCGAAGGACATCCGGATGAACATCGGCAAAGTGCTCCAAGATGCCTTCCAGGGCATCGGCGAGGCCGGGGGTCACTCGACGCAGGGCAGCGTCGAGATTCCGCTCGGTATCTTCACCGGCATCGAGACGAGCGAGGGCAACCGCGACACGCTGCTCTCGTTGACCGAGGAGGCCGTCCGCCGGAAGCTGTTCCAGGCGATGGGCGTCGAGAGCGGCTCCGGGACCAGCACCGGCGGTGCGAGCGAGACCTCAAACGGCAACTGA